Proteins found in one Desulfovibrio legallii genomic segment:
- a CDS encoding GPW/gp25 family protein, with the protein MSYDFLGKGLRYPFRFQSVSGGTQVSTATSREHEHIRESILQILGTRIGERFMNPEFGSRLKDLVFEQNDEVLKGLLRHYVIDAIKRWEKRVIITEVRFDDRPLNIDGNLLLVHIAYRVIQSQVDGNLVYPFYREDPNNPAPSYPQPEPEPEPPPVRSVRLSPDVRSLFNLLWFDAAEMSPDPDDSFIWPAGEYEIAYIEGAFQDRNGKWIVSDPGDNHGHYLVFKGAPETETPQAEHALYLAASGLGFDTQSQAEDNAAGTAHRITTSEPGRIGLFYFEGKKESHYLNNTSGQPNPVWQLRGPL; encoded by the coding sequence ATGAGCTATGACTTTCTCGGCAAGGGATTGCGCTACCCGTTCCGGTTTCAGTCGGTATCCGGCGGCACCCAGGTATCGACCGCCACCTCGCGGGAGCACGAGCACATCCGCGAAAGCATCCTGCAGATCCTCGGCACCCGGATCGGCGAACGGTTCATGAATCCGGAGTTCGGCTCCAGGCTGAAGGATCTGGTGTTCGAACAGAACGACGAGGTGCTCAAGGGCTTGCTGCGTCATTACGTGATCGACGCCATCAAGCGCTGGGAAAAGCGGGTGATTATCACAGAGGTGCGCTTCGACGACCGACCGCTGAACATCGACGGCAACCTGCTGCTGGTGCATATCGCCTACCGGGTGATCCAGAGCCAGGTGGACGGCAACCTGGTCTATCCCTTCTACAGAGAAGACCCGAACAATCCCGCGCCCAGCTATCCCCAGCCGGAACCCGAGCCGGAACCGCCGCCGGTGCGCAGCGTGCGCCTATCGCCGGATGTGCGCTCACTGTTCAATCTGCTCTGGTTCGACGCAGCCGAGATGAGCCCCGATCCGGACGATTCCTTCATCTGGCCAGCCGGGGAATACGAGATCGCCTACATCGAGGGAGCTTTTCAGGACCGCAACGGCAAGTGGATCGTCAGCGATCCGGGTGACAACCACGGCCATTATCTGGTCTTCAAGGGAGCACCCGAAACGGAAACGCCCCAGGCCGAGCACGCCCTCTATCTGGCCGCAAGCGGTCTGGGCTTCGACACCCAGAGTCAGGCGGAAGATAACGCCGCTGGTACCGCTCACCGGATCACCACGTCGGAGCCTGGCCGCATCGGTCTGTTCTATTTCGAGGGCAAGAAGGAATCCCACTACCTCAACAACACCTCCGGGCAGCCCAACCCGGTCTGGCAACTGCGCGGCCCGCTCTGA
- a CDS encoding phage baseplate assembly protein V, with the protein MLETRDRQSEERYRNRWYGKYRAFVRDNNDPERLGRVRLEIPAVLGSGRENWSEWAAPCFPYGGNDDTGMFLVPEEGASVWAEFEGGVVQYPIWTGVWLAKSNPGEQPEESKRTCANAFCHDCEDKVEHQANRHDDLEHKKYHGHPPYYCPRLKVLLKTETGHTILADDRDGDELLRIIDRAGQILTMEGKVKPEMQSGNALRRGTKDAEKGDQLDIASQIVGSRARIQLTDLCRQQVILEAWQDKEKVHILSCDKGRSRWQKILIDTTKGREKVHIWGLNGTQEILVDSTAAAEQIRLTDKAGQVVRMNAAPGQESISATDKSGSLVFMDGVAGNIIIRSTNTVLINT; encoded by the coding sequence ACCCCGAACGCCTCGGTCGGGTCCGTCTGGAAATCCCCGCCGTGCTCGGCAGCGGGCGGGAGAACTGGTCCGAATGGGCCGCGCCCTGTTTCCCCTACGGCGGCAACGACGACACCGGCATGTTCCTGGTCCCAGAAGAAGGGGCCTCGGTCTGGGCCGAGTTCGAGGGCGGCGTCGTCCAGTATCCGATCTGGACCGGGGTCTGGCTGGCCAAGAGCAATCCCGGTGAGCAGCCCGAGGAATCGAAGCGCACCTGCGCGAATGCCTTCTGTCATGACTGTGAGGACAAGGTTGAGCATCAGGCCAACCGGCACGACGATCTCGAACACAAGAAGTACCACGGCCATCCGCCGTATTACTGCCCGCGCCTGAAGGTCCTGCTCAAGACCGAAACCGGCCACACCATTCTTGCCGATGATCGCGACGGCGACGAGCTGCTGCGGATCATCGACCGCGCCGGGCAGATCCTCACCATGGAAGGGAAGGTGAAGCCGGAGATGCAGAGCGGCAACGCCCTGCGCCGAGGCACGAAGGACGCCGAGAAAGGCGACCAGCTCGACATCGCTTCGCAGATCGTCGGCTCCCGCGCCCGCATCCAGCTCACCGACCTCTGCCGCCAGCAGGTGATCCTCGAAGCCTGGCAGGACAAGGAGAAGGTCCACATCCTCTCGTGCGACAAGGGCCGCTCCCGCTGGCAGAAGATCCTCATCGATACCACCAAGGGTCGGGAGAAAGTTCACATCTGGGGGCTCAACGGCACCCAGGAAATCCTCGTCGATTCCACCGCCGCCGCCGAACAGATCCGGCTCACCGACAAGGCCGGTCAGGTGGTGCGCATGAACGCAGCGCCCGGCCAGGAGAGCATCAGCGCCACCGACAAGTCCGGCAGCCTCGTGTTCATGGATGGGGTGGCCGGAAACATCATCATTCGCTCGACGAACACTGTCTTGATCAACACCTGA
- a CDS encoding PAAR domain-containing protein, translating into MSSQARLGDISSHGGVIITGASRTLDNGMPVARMGDLHVCPIPGHGVTPIVTGSFDTITEGLPNARIGDITACGAIIVTGSPDTIDN; encoded by the coding sequence ATGAGCTCCCAGGCGCGACTCGGTGACATCAGCAGTCACGGCGGCGTCATCATCACCGGGGCCAGTCGGACGCTGGACAACGGCATGCCCGTGGCCCGTATGGGGGACCTGCACGTCTGTCCCATCCCGGGGCATGGCGTGACGCCCATCGTGACCGGCAGCTTCGACACCATCACCGAAGGATTGCCCAACGCCCGCATCGGCGACATCACCGCCTGCGGAGCCATCATCGTTACCGGCAGTCCCGACACCATCGACAACTGA